From Streptomyces sp. TLI_235, a single genomic window includes:
- a CDS encoding molybdenum cofactor synthesis domain-containing protein, with amino-acid sequence MSNVKKIAVLPGDGIGREVVEAVLPVLDTVGAPVELIHGDIGWECWREEGDPVPRRTWDLIDRTDTCLLGAITSKPLREARAELADHLRADPPAYVSPVIQLRQRLGLFANIRPVENHLGRGLPYRFTVIRENTEGLYAGYDHAGAGVPEPLRRHVADHPNATASGPDGTAVSLRLTTRHGIERLLRFAFDHARRHGHTRLTWADKPNVLRHSGDFAREILERVAAEYPEIEAEVHNVDAVALWMVRRPERFGVIVAENMFGDILSDLGGGVMGGLGLAPSGNIGEHGSYFEPVHGSAPHLAGRDRANPAATALTIALMLEHLGLDEAAREIPRAVREVLRRGETLTYDLGGTAGTRESADAILRALAAPAPQPTAAILTVGEELLNGDVVDTNGAEAAKLAAAHGLRTTARRTVGDGLAEITGAVRELLGGDLLLVVGGLGPTSDDRTRQGVAQALGLPLEHREEAWQAVTERLRRFGLTVHADNERQALFPQDSTLLPNPDGTAWGSVTRLGRTRVVMLPGPPKECLPMLRTLLDRDFPAAPAAERARWRTLGLIEADVAAGVDRVLTAHLPGRTAGYRWHYPYLDITLPPEAPAAAAEEVEALLAGYVVSRRGLTAAEELAAAAPGFALKLDDTLSGGAAERLLARLADPAGEPVEVRARAEGPQPAPGEWTGSLDMRCTVTRAGAVRSHTLTVPRRGPEVSDCAAEFIAWSVLRALTGETADAHR; translated from the coding sequence GTGAGCAACGTCAAGAAGATCGCCGTCCTGCCCGGCGACGGCATCGGCCGCGAGGTCGTCGAGGCCGTCCTGCCCGTCCTCGACACGGTCGGCGCCCCCGTCGAACTGATCCACGGCGACATCGGCTGGGAGTGCTGGCGCGAGGAGGGCGACCCCGTCCCCCGACGCACCTGGGACCTCATCGACCGCACCGACACCTGCCTGCTCGGCGCGATCACCAGCAAGCCACTGCGCGAGGCCCGCGCCGAACTCGCCGACCACCTGCGCGCCGACCCGCCCGCCTACGTCTCCCCGGTCATCCAACTGCGCCAGCGACTCGGCCTGTTCGCCAACATCCGGCCGGTCGAGAACCACCTCGGCCGCGGCCTGCCCTACCGGTTCACGGTGATCCGGGAGAACACCGAGGGCCTCTACGCCGGCTACGACCACGCCGGCGCCGGCGTCCCCGAACCGCTGCGCCGGCACGTCGCCGACCACCCCAACGCCACCGCCTCCGGCCCCGACGGCACCGCCGTCTCGCTGCGCCTGACGACCCGCCACGGCATCGAACGGCTGCTCCGGTTCGCCTTCGACCACGCCCGCCGGCACGGCCACACCCGGCTCACCTGGGCCGACAAGCCGAACGTGCTCCGCCACAGCGGCGACTTCGCCCGGGAGATCCTCGAACGCGTCGCCGCCGAGTACCCGGAGATCGAGGCCGAGGTGCACAACGTCGACGCCGTCGCGCTCTGGATGGTGCGCCGCCCCGAACGGTTCGGCGTGATCGTCGCCGAGAACATGTTCGGCGACATCCTCTCCGACCTCGGCGGCGGCGTCATGGGCGGACTCGGCCTCGCCCCCAGCGGCAACATCGGCGAGCACGGCAGCTATTTCGAACCCGTCCACGGCAGTGCCCCCCACCTCGCCGGACGGGACCGCGCCAACCCCGCCGCCACCGCCCTCACCATCGCCCTGATGCTGGAGCACCTCGGCCTGGACGAGGCCGCCCGGGAGATCCCGCGTGCCGTCCGCGAGGTACTGCGCCGCGGCGAGACGCTCACCTACGACCTCGGCGGCACCGCCGGCACCCGGGAGAGCGCCGACGCGATCCTGCGCGCCCTCGCCGCGCCCGCCCCGCAGCCGACCGCGGCGATCCTCACCGTCGGCGAGGAACTGCTGAACGGCGACGTCGTCGACACCAACGGCGCCGAGGCCGCCAAGCTGGCCGCCGCCCACGGCCTGCGCACCACCGCCCGGCGCACTGTCGGCGACGGCCTGGCCGAGATCACCGGCGCCGTCCGCGAACTCCTCGGCGGCGACCTGCTGCTGGTGGTCGGCGGACTCGGCCCCACCTCCGACGACCGCACCCGGCAGGGCGTCGCCCAGGCGCTAGGCCTCCCGCTGGAGCACCGCGAGGAGGCCTGGCAGGCCGTCACCGAGCGGCTGCGGCGCTTCGGCCTCACCGTGCACGCCGACAACGAGCGGCAGGCGCTCTTCCCGCAGGACAGCACCCTGCTGCCCAACCCCGACGGCACCGCCTGGGGCTCGGTGACCCGCCTCGGCCGCACCCGCGTGGTGATGCTCCCCGGGCCGCCCAAGGAGTGCCTGCCGATGCTGCGCACCCTGCTCGACCGGGACTTCCCCGCGGCGCCCGCCGCCGAACGCGCCCGCTGGCGCACCCTCGGCCTGATCGAGGCGGACGTCGCCGCCGGCGTCGACCGGGTGCTCACCGCCCACCTGCCCGGCCGCACCGCCGGCTACCGCTGGCACTACCCGTACCTCGACATCACCCTCCCGCCGGAGGCCCCGGCCGCCGCGGCCGAGGAGGTCGAGGCGCTGCTCGCCGGCTACGTGGTGAGCCGCCGCGGCCTGACGGCCGCCGAGGAACTCGCCGCCGCCGCACCCGGGTTCGCCCTCAAGCTGGACGACACCCTGAGCGGCGGCGCGGCCGAACGGCTGCTGGCCCGGCTCGCCGACCCGGCGGGCGAGCCGGTCGAGGTCCGGGCCCGGGCCGAGGGCCCGCAGCCCGCACCCGGGGAGTGGACCGGATCGCTGGACATGCGGTGCACCGTCACCCGGGCCGGCGCCGTCCGCAGCCACACCCTCACCGTGCCCCGCCGTGGGCCCGAAGTATCCGACTGCGCAGCCGAGTTCATCGCCTGGAGCGTGCTGCGCGCCCTGACCGGGGAGACCGCCGATGCCCACCGCTGA
- a CDS encoding 4-hydroxy 2-oxovalerate aldolase produces MLTNIDVTLRDGGYRNNFDFPLGYALDHARTSAEAGVEWIEIAYRNGSFKPIPDIGLTGRGDDAFIRAAADAIGPDRVCVILHPHNTDDDDLAAVHEAGARLLRICADASAPAPALATLARAKQLGFTTAINLTRVTHHSRRQLVHVAADAAELGADVVYLADSNGSLLPADTHRLVTAVGHVVDCEIGLHAHNNLGLALANAIAATEAGATWIDSSVLGMGKGPGNLITEQWLAYLIRQHGTARYDLGSALALAEKLRREIPEASPELPLPDLLLGWFDLTVEHRARLRGDGIGALFDSATELARNARAAA; encoded by the coding sequence GTGCTCACGAACATCGACGTCACACTCCGTGACGGCGGATACCGCAACAACTTCGACTTCCCACTCGGCTACGCGCTCGACCACGCGCGGACCAGCGCCGAGGCCGGCGTCGAATGGATCGAGATCGCCTACCGGAACGGCTCCTTCAAACCGATCCCGGACATCGGTCTCACCGGCCGGGGGGACGACGCGTTCATCCGCGCCGCCGCCGACGCGATAGGCCCCGACCGGGTCTGCGTCATCCTCCACCCGCACAACACCGACGACGACGACCTCGCCGCCGTCCACGAGGCGGGCGCCAGACTGCTGCGCATCTGCGCCGACGCCTCCGCGCCGGCACCCGCGCTCGCCACCCTGGCCCGCGCCAAGCAGCTCGGCTTCACCACCGCGATCAACCTCACCCGGGTCACCCACCACTCCCGGCGGCAGCTCGTGCACGTCGCCGCCGACGCCGCCGAACTCGGCGCGGACGTGGTCTACCTGGCCGACTCCAACGGCAGCCTGCTGCCCGCCGACACCCACCGCCTGGTCACCGCCGTCGGTCACGTCGTCGACTGCGAGATCGGCCTGCACGCGCACAACAACCTCGGCCTCGCCCTCGCCAACGCGATCGCCGCGACCGAGGCCGGCGCCACCTGGATCGACTCCTCGGTCCTCGGCATGGGCAAGGGCCCCGGCAACCTGATCACCGAGCAGTGGCTCGCCTACCTGATCCGGCAGCACGGCACCGCCCGCTACGACCTCGGCTCCGCGCTCGCCCTCGCCGAGAAGCTCCGCCGCGAGATCCCCGAGGCCAGCCCCGAACTGCCGCTGCCCGACCTGCTGCTCGGCTGGTTCGACCTCACGGTCGAGCACCGCGCCCGGCTGCGCGGTGACGGCATCGGCGCCCTGTTCGACTCCGCGACCGAACTCGCCAGGAACGCAAGGGCGGCCGCGTGA
- a CDS encoding DNA-binding transcriptional LysR family regulator: MEIRQLQYFVSVAEELHFGRAAQRQHIAQSTLSQQLRRLERELGHDLFVRTSRSVELSPAGHRILPRARAVLVALDSLAAEARSLTGPAEETLRLGTGSSLGSRLDLFLDSLMAHDPDLRVQFRNLAGPQRIRQVRTGELDGAVVRGAVSIPGLRVLPLFSDRLVAVLPAAHPLAGRQAVPLDALRDLPLRIVPRDLNPALVDLLLSACATAGFRPVLGRPFTTQHDTLAEIALSADSWTVLYASNAEAGLSRRVVWREFDGSPLSVPVSLALRPGLPARRVERLAAACADVRDQLAEPAPGAAID; encoded by the coding sequence ATGGAGATCAGGCAGCTGCAGTACTTCGTATCGGTCGCCGAGGAGCTGCACTTCGGCCGCGCGGCGCAGCGCCAGCACATCGCGCAGTCCACCCTCAGCCAGCAGCTCCGCCGGCTCGAACGGGAACTCGGCCACGACCTCTTCGTGCGCACCAGCCGATCGGTCGAACTCTCCCCGGCCGGCCACCGCATCCTCCCGCGCGCCCGCGCCGTCCTGGTCGCCCTCGATTCGCTCGCCGCCGAGGCCCGAAGCCTCACCGGCCCCGCCGAGGAGACCCTGCGCCTGGGCACCGGCAGCAGCCTCGGCAGCCGGCTCGACCTCTTCCTCGACTCGCTGATGGCCCACGACCCCGACCTGCGGGTCCAGTTCCGCAACCTCGCGGGCCCGCAGCGGATCCGCCAGGTCCGCACCGGCGAACTCGACGGCGCCGTCGTCCGCGGCGCCGTCTCCATCCCGGGCCTGCGCGTCCTGCCGCTGTTCTCCGACCGCCTGGTCGCCGTCCTGCCCGCCGCCCACCCGCTCGCCGGGCGGCAGGCCGTCCCGCTGGACGCCCTGCGCGACCTCCCGCTGCGGATCGTCCCCCGCGACCTCAACCCCGCCCTGGTCGACCTGCTGCTCTCCGCCTGCGCCACCGCCGGGTTCCGGCCCGTCCTCGGCCGGCCCTTCACCACCCAGCACGACACCCTCGCCGAGATCGCGCTCAGCGCCGACTCCTGGACGGTGCTCTACGCCAGCAACGCCGAGGCCGGACTCTCCCGCCGGGTGGTCTGGCGCGAGTTCGACGGCTCGCCGCTCTCCGTCCCGGTCTCCCTGGCCCTGCGCCCCGGCCTGCCCGCCCGCCGGGTCGAGCGGCTCGCCGCCGCCTGCGCCGACGTCCGCGACCAGCTCGCCGAGCCGGCCCCCGGCGCCGCCATCGATTGA
- a CDS encoding 2-oxoglutarate ferredoxin oxidoreductase subunit beta: protein MTEFRSLSLVPKADGPQSAKDFKTDQEVRWCPGCGDYAILAAVQAFMPELGIRRENTVFVSGIGCSSRFPYYMNTYGMHSIHGRAPAIATGLASSRRDLSVWVVTGDGDALSIGGNHLIHALRRNVDLKILLFNNRIYGLTKGQYSPTSEVGKITKSTPMGSLDAPFNPLSLALGAEATFVARTIDSDRQHLQSVLRAAAEHQGTALVEIYQNCNIFNDGAFEVLKEPGTRDEALIRLEHGRPMLFGADQGVFRGPDGELHVDTVTPANEAGVLVHDAHAASPATAFALTRLADADTLHHTPIGVLRSVERPVYDDLMAEQLERATADRGRGDLGALLTGQDTWTVV from the coding sequence ATGACCGAATTCCGCTCGCTCTCCCTGGTGCCCAAGGCCGACGGCCCGCAGAGCGCCAAGGACTTCAAGACCGACCAGGAGGTCCGCTGGTGCCCCGGCTGCGGCGACTACGCGATCCTCGCCGCCGTCCAGGCCTTCATGCCGGAGCTCGGCATCCGCCGGGAGAACACCGTCTTCGTCTCCGGCATCGGCTGCTCCTCCCGCTTCCCGTACTACATGAACACCTACGGGATGCACTCCATCCACGGCCGTGCCCCGGCGATCGCGACCGGCCTCGCCAGCTCCCGGCGCGACCTCAGCGTCTGGGTGGTCACCGGCGACGGCGACGCGCTCTCGATCGGCGGCAACCACCTGATCCACGCCCTGCGGCGCAACGTCGACCTGAAGATCCTGCTGTTCAACAACCGGATCTACGGCCTCACCAAGGGCCAGTACTCGCCCACCAGCGAGGTCGGGAAGATCACCAAGTCCACCCCGATGGGCTCCCTGGACGCGCCGTTCAACCCGCTCTCGCTGGCGCTCGGCGCCGAGGCCACCTTCGTCGCCCGCACCATCGACTCCGACCGGCAGCACCTGCAGTCCGTGCTGCGGGCGGCCGCCGAGCACCAGGGCACCGCGCTGGTGGAGATCTACCAGAACTGCAACATCTTCAACGACGGCGCCTTCGAGGTCCTCAAGGAGCCCGGCACCCGCGACGAGGCGCTGATCCGCCTCGAACACGGTCGTCCGATGCTCTTCGGGGCCGACCAGGGCGTCTTCCGCGGCCCGGACGGCGAGCTCCACGTCGACACCGTCACACCGGCCAACGAGGCCGGGGTGCTCGTCCACGATGCGCACGCTGCCAGCCCCGCCACCGCCTTCGCGCTGACCCGGCTCGCCGACGCCGACACCCTGCACCACACCCCGATCGGGGTGCTCCGCTCGGTCGAGCGGCCGGTCTACGACGACCTGATGGCCGAGCAGCTGGAGCGGGCCACCGCCGACCGCGGCCGCGGCGACCTCGGCGCCCTGCTCACCGGCCAGGACACCTGGACGGTGGTCTGA
- a CDS encoding 2-oxoglutarate ferredoxin oxidoreductase subunit alpha gives MTSQVDQSEAVDGSDGSEGRAGSAPPSARQGRPVKPTRTLDRVIIRFAGDSGDGMQLTGDRFTSETASFGNDLSTLPNFPAEIRAPAGTLPGVSSFQLHFADHDILTPGDAPNVLVAMNPAALKANLPDVPHGAEIIVNTDEFTKRALAKVGYAADPLGDGSLDAFRLHKVPLTSLTLEALKESGLARKDAERAKNMFALGLLSWMYHRPTGGTETFLRQKFAKRPDIAEANILAFRAGWNFGETTEDFAVSYEIAPAALPSGTYRNISGNLALSYGLIAAAERSGLPLFLGSYPITPASDILHELSKHKNFGVRTFQAEDEIAGIGAALGAAFGGALGVTTTSGPGVALKSETIGLAVSLELPLLVVDIQRGGPSTGLPTKTEQADLLQAMFGRNGEAPVPVVAPATPAECFTAALEAARIALTYRTPVFLLSDGYLANGSEPWRIPAVDELPDLTVDFATEPNHELPDGSRAFWPYKRDPQTLARPWAVPGTPGLEHRIGGIEKQDGTGNISYDPANHDFMVRTRQAKIDGIEVPPVAVDDPGGRARVLVLGWGSTYGPITAAVRRVRADGGRVAQAHLRHLNPFPANLGQVLRGYEKVIVPEMNLGQLALLLRAKYLVDAQSYNQVRGLPFKAAQLADVLHAAIGTLDAEDQR, from the coding sequence GTGACCAGTCAGGTCGATCAGTCAGAGGCAGTGGACGGCTCGGACGGGAGCGAGGGCCGGGCCGGCTCGGCGCCTCCGTCGGCCAGGCAGGGGCGTCCGGTCAAGCCCACCCGCACGCTCGACCGGGTGATCATCCGCTTCGCCGGGGACTCCGGCGACGGCATGCAGCTCACCGGGGACCGCTTCACCTCGGAGACGGCGTCCTTCGGCAACGACCTCTCCACCCTGCCGAACTTCCCGGCCGAGATCCGGGCACCCGCCGGCACCCTGCCGGGCGTGTCCAGCTTCCAGCTGCACTTCGCCGACCACGACATCCTGACCCCGGGCGACGCCCCCAACGTGCTGGTGGCGATGAACCCGGCCGCGCTGAAGGCCAACCTGCCGGACGTGCCGCACGGTGCCGAGATCATCGTCAACACCGACGAGTTCACCAAGCGGGCCCTGGCGAAGGTCGGCTACGCCGCCGACCCGCTGGGCGACGGCTCGCTGGACGCCTTCCGACTGCACAAGGTGCCGCTGACCAGCCTGACGCTGGAGGCGCTCAAGGAGAGCGGCCTGGCCCGCAAGGACGCCGAACGCGCCAAGAACATGTTCGCGCTCGGCCTGCTCTCCTGGATGTACCACCGGCCGACCGGCGGCACCGAGACCTTCCTGCGGCAGAAGTTCGCGAAGCGGCCCGACATCGCCGAGGCCAACATCCTGGCCTTCCGGGCTGGCTGGAACTTCGGCGAGACCACCGAGGACTTCGCGGTCTCCTACGAGATCGCCCCGGCCGCGCTGCCGTCCGGCACCTACCGCAACATCTCCGGCAACCTGGCGCTCTCCTACGGCCTGATCGCCGCGGCCGAGCGCTCAGGGCTGCCGCTCTTCCTCGGCTCGTACCCGATCACCCCGGCCTCCGACATCCTGCACGAGCTGTCGAAGCACAAGAACTTCGGCGTGCGCACCTTCCAGGCCGAGGACGAGATCGCCGGCATCGGCGCCGCCCTCGGTGCGGCCTTCGGCGGCGCGCTCGGCGTCACCACCACCTCCGGCCCCGGCGTCGCCCTCAAGTCGGAGACCATCGGCCTCGCCGTCTCGCTCGAACTGCCGCTGCTGGTCGTGGACATCCAGCGCGGCGGCCCGTCCACCGGCCTGCCCACCAAGACCGAGCAGGCCGACCTGCTGCAGGCCATGTTCGGCCGCAACGGCGAGGCCCCGGTGCCGGTCGTCGCGCCCGCCACCCCCGCCGAGTGCTTCACCGCCGCCCTGGAGGCGGCGCGGATCGCGCTGACCTACCGCACCCCGGTCTTCCTGCTCTCCGACGGCTACCTCGCCAACGGCTCCGAACCGTGGCGCATCCCCGCCGTCGACGAACTGCCCGACCTGACCGTCGACTTCGCCACCGAGCCGAACCACGAGCTGCCCGACGGCAGCCGCGCCTTCTGGCCGTACAAGCGCGACCCGCAGACCCTGGCCCGCCCCTGGGCGGTGCCCGGCACCCCCGGCCTGGAGCACCGGATCGGCGGCATCGAGAAGCAGGACGGCACCGGCAACATCTCCTACGACCCGGCCAACCACGACTTCATGGTCCGCACCCGGCAGGCCAAGATCGACGGCATCGAGGTGCCCCCCGTCGCCGTCGACGACCCGGGCGGCCGGGCCCGCGTCCTGGTGCTGGGCTGGGGCTCCACCTACGGGCCGATCACCGCCGCCGTGCGCCGGGTCCGTGCCGACGGCGGCCGCGTCGCCCAGGCCCACCTGCGCCACCTCAACCCCTTCCCGGCCAACCTCGGCCAGGTGCTGCGCGGTTACGAGAAGGTCATCGTCCCCGAGATGAACCTCGGCCAGCTCGCCCTGCTGCTGCGGGCCAAGTACCTCGTGGACGCCCAGTCCTACAACCAGGTCCGCGGACTTCCTTTCAAGGCCGCCCAGTTGGCCGATGTGCTGCACGCGGCGATCGGCACCCTCGACGCGGAGGACCAGCGATGA
- a CDS encoding LuxR family two component transcriptional regulator has product MLRVVIAEDSVLLREGLTRLLIDRGLEVVAGVGDGEALLKTVHELAEAGELPDVVVADVRMPPSHTDEGVRACVALRGRYPGLGVLVFSQFVEERYAGELLAGSTRGVGYLLKDRVADVREFVDAVVRVAGGGTALDPEVVQQLLSRSRRGDVLAGLTPREREVLGLMAEGRTNAAIARQLVVSDGAVEKHVSNIFLKLGLGQSPEDHRRVLAVLTYLNS; this is encoded by the coding sequence ATGCTGCGCGTCGTGATCGCCGAGGACTCCGTCCTCCTGCGGGAGGGCCTCACCAGGCTGCTGATCGATCGGGGCCTGGAGGTGGTCGCCGGGGTCGGCGACGGCGAGGCGCTGCTGAAGACCGTCCACGAGCTGGCCGAGGCCGGCGAGCTGCCGGACGTGGTGGTCGCCGACGTCCGGATGCCGCCCAGCCACACCGACGAGGGCGTGCGCGCCTGCGTCGCCCTGCGCGGCCGGTACCCGGGGCTGGGTGTGCTGGTGTTCTCGCAGTTCGTGGAGGAGCGGTACGCCGGCGAGCTGCTGGCCGGCTCCACCCGGGGGGTGGGCTATCTGCTGAAGGACCGGGTCGCCGACGTCCGCGAGTTCGTGGACGCGGTCGTCCGGGTGGCCGGCGGGGGCACCGCGCTCGACCCGGAGGTGGTCCAGCAGCTGCTCAGCCGCAGCCGCCGCGGAGACGTCCTGGCGGGTCTCACACCGCGCGAGCGCGAGGTGCTCGGGCTGATGGCCGAGGGCCGCACCAACGCGGCGATCGCCCGGCAGCTGGTGGTCTCGGACGGCGCGGTGGAGAAGCACGTCAGCAACATCTTCCTCAAGCTCGGCCTCGGCCAGAGCCCCGAGGACCACCGCCGGGTGCTGGCGGTGCTCACCTACCTGAACTCCTGA
- a CDS encoding heptaprenyl diphosphate synthase has translation MTVVGPFGLSVQDRDLTRDVQTGMDAVETALVEAVKSEVPFITVTASHLIEAGGKRFRPLLVMLAAQFGDPYAPGVVPAAVVVELTHLATLYHDDVMDEAPVRRGAQSANSRWDNSVAILTGDFLFSRASQVLADLGPEAVRIQADAFERLVTGQILETAGPRPADDPLQHYLDVISGKTGSLVAVSCRFGALMAGAEPWVVDILTQYGERMGTAFQLADDVLDVASDGHESGKTPGTDLREGVPTLPVLLLRQTPVDQDDPADLRLRELLEGDLAEDDELHAEALRLLRRHPALERARRETLRYAEEARALLAPLPECPAKAALQGLCDAVAIRTM, from the coding sequence GTGACCGTCGTGGGGCCCTTCGGGCTGAGCGTGCAGGACCGCGATCTGACCCGTGACGTCCAGACGGGGATGGACGCGGTCGAAACCGCGCTCGTCGAGGCGGTGAAGAGCGAGGTTCCGTTCATCACCGTCACCGCCAGCCACCTCATCGAGGCCGGCGGCAAGCGGTTCCGCCCACTGCTGGTCATGCTCGCCGCCCAGTTCGGCGACCCGTACGCGCCCGGCGTGGTGCCGGCCGCCGTCGTCGTCGAGCTCACCCACCTCGCCACGCTGTACCACGACGACGTCATGGACGAGGCCCCGGTGCGGCGCGGCGCCCAGAGCGCGAACTCCCGCTGGGACAACTCGGTCGCCATCCTCACCGGCGACTTCCTCTTCTCCCGCGCCTCGCAGGTCCTCGCCGACCTCGGCCCGGAGGCCGTCCGGATCCAGGCCGACGCCTTCGAGCGCCTGGTCACCGGCCAGATCCTGGAGACCGCAGGGCCCCGTCCGGCCGACGACCCGCTCCAGCACTACCTGGACGTCATCTCCGGCAAGACCGGCTCGCTGGTCGCCGTCTCCTGCCGCTTCGGCGCCCTGATGGCCGGCGCCGAGCCGTGGGTGGTCGACATCCTCACCCAGTACGGCGAGCGCATGGGCACCGCCTTCCAGCTCGCCGACGACGTCCTCGACGTCGCCAGCGACGGCCACGAGTCCGGCAAGACCCCCGGCACCGACCTGCGCGAGGGCGTCCCCACCCTGCCCGTGCTGCTGCTCCGGCAGACCCCGGTGGACCAGGACGACCCCGCCGACCTGCGGCTGCGCGAGCTGCTGGAGGGCGACCTCGCCGAGGACGACGAGCTGCACGCCGAGGCGCTGCGCCTGCTGCGCCGCCACCCGGCGCTGGAGCGGGCCCGCCGGGAGACCCTGCGGTACGCCGAGGAGGCCCGCGCCCTGCTCGCCCCGCTGCCGGAGTGCCCGGCCAAGGCGGCCCTGCAGGGCCTCTGCGACGCGGTCGCGATCCGTACCATGTGA
- a CDS encoding NADH dehydrogenase subunit N: MSPTQWLAAAGGNSASIPAPHIEYGQLSPMLIVFGAAVVGILAEAFLPRRARYGAQIGISLLGLGGAFTAVVVLAAQGYATTDAGLLAMGSVAIDGPALFLQGVILLTAVLAVLTYAERRLEPRLNGHGVDSFTAQGASVPGGDQEREAIRAGFTTTEVFPLTLFAVGGMLLFPAANDLLTMFVALEVLSLPLYLLCGLARRRRLLSQEAALKYFLLGAFASAFFLFGTALLYGYAGSVQLGDIADVVSGVAPVTPALAVTTQNDALLLIGLAMLAVGLLFKVGAVPFHAWTPDVYQGAPTPVTGFMAAATKTAAFGAFLRLFYVAFPGLKWDWRPVMWGVAILTMVVGAILAVTQQDVKRLLAYSSIAHAGFILTGVIATNRQGLSAVLFYLLAYSFVTLGAFAVVTLVRDSKGEATHLSNWAGLGRRSPLLAAVFALFLLAFAGIPLTSGFTGKFAVFQAAAAGGATPLVIVGVLSSAVAAFFYIRVIVLMFFSDPQPQGPSVAVPSPLTATAIGVGVLVTLGLGLLPQYFLDLASKASLFVR; the protein is encoded by the coding sequence ATGAGCCCCACCCAGTGGCTCGCCGCCGCGGGCGGCAACAGCGCGAGCATCCCCGCCCCGCACATCGAGTACGGCCAGCTCTCCCCGATGCTGATCGTCTTCGGTGCCGCGGTCGTGGGCATCCTCGCCGAGGCCTTCCTGCCGCGCCGGGCCCGCTACGGCGCCCAGATCGGGATCTCCCTGCTCGGTCTCGGCGGCGCCTTCACCGCGGTCGTCGTGCTCGCCGCGCAGGGCTACGCCACCACCGACGCCGGCCTGCTCGCCATGGGCTCGGTCGCCATCGACGGTCCGGCGCTCTTCCTGCAGGGCGTCATCCTGCTCACCGCGGTCCTCGCCGTCCTCACCTACGCGGAGCGCCGGCTGGAGCCGCGCCTGAACGGGCACGGCGTCGACTCCTTCACCGCCCAGGGCGCGTCCGTCCCCGGCGGCGACCAGGAGCGCGAGGCCATCCGGGCCGGCTTCACCACCACCGAGGTCTTCCCGCTCACCCTGTTCGCCGTCGGCGGCATGCTGCTCTTCCCCGCCGCCAACGACCTGCTGACCATGTTCGTGGCGCTGGAGGTGCTCTCGCTCCCGCTCTACCTGCTGTGCGGGCTCGCCCGGCGGCGCCGGCTGCTCTCCCAGGAGGCGGCGCTCAAGTACTTCCTGCTCGGTGCCTTCGCCTCGGCGTTCTTCCTGTTCGGCACCGCGCTGCTGTACGGCTACGCGGGCAGCGTCCAGCTCGGCGACATCGCCGACGTGGTCTCCGGGGTCGCCCCGGTCACCCCGGCGCTCGCCGTCACCACCCAGAACGACGCGCTGCTGCTGATCGGCCTGGCCATGCTCGCCGTCGGCCTGCTCTTCAAGGTAGGCGCCGTGCCGTTCCACGCCTGGACCCCGGACGTCTACCAGGGCGCGCCGACCCCGGTCACCGGCTTCATGGCCGCGGCGACCAAGACCGCCGCGTTCGGTGCCTTCCTCCGCCTCTTCTACGTGGCCTTCCCCGGCCTGAAGTGGGACTGGCGGCCCGTCATGTGGGGTGTGGCGATCCTCACCATGGTGGTCGGCGCGATCCTCGCCGTCACCCAGCAGGACGTGAAGCGGCTGCTCGCCTACTCCTCGATCGCCCACGCCGGCTTCATCCTCACCGGCGTGATCGCCACCAACCGGCAGGGCCTGAGCGCCGTCCTCTTCTACCTGCTCGCCTACTCCTTCGTGACGCTCGGCGCGTTCGCCGTGGTCACCCTGGTGCGCGACTCCAAGGGCGAGGCCACCCACCTCTCCAACTGGGCCGGCCTCGGCCGGCGCTCGCCGCTGCTGGCGGCGGTCTTCGCGCTGTTCCTGCTGGCCTTCGCCGGCATCCCGCTGACCAGCGGCTTCACCGGGAAGTTCGCGGTCTTCCAGGCCGCGGCGGCCGGCGGCGCGACCCCGCTGGTGATCGTCGGTGTGCTCAGCTCGGCCGTCGCGGCGTTCTTCTACATCCGCGTCATCGTGCTGATGTTCTTCTCCGACCCGCAGCCGCAGGGCCCCTCGGTGGCCGTGCCCAGCCCGCTCACCGCCACCGCCATCGGCGTCGGCGTGCTGGTCACGCTGGGCCTCGGCCTGCTGCCGCAGTACTTCCTCGACCTGGCGTCGAAGGCCTCGCTCTTCGTCCGCTAG